The DNA window TACATAACTGTAGGGTGCACAATAACCCAATTTCTGTGATGATTTGCATCTGCCAATTTAGAAAAATTGCAAGGTATAAAAACCAGACATACCCCATAGGTCTGCAGTGCTTGAAGTCTTTTTGGACCCAGGCTTAATCTATATGCAAATATAACCTTAAGAAGCATTGTAATAtgtttgtatatacatatacatacagggTAGATGGAGACAGGGGTAGCTAATAACCAGAACTGTGTCGTTGTGAAATATTCATGGCACTGGAGTTAGACAATGCCCCAGGACCAGACTTTAAGCAgacaaaaaataacatattattcAAATCGGAAAACAACGTTTTGCTAAATAGATACAGTAGGATTACACCAAAAGCTGGCTTAATTCTTATAATGTCCAATGCTTCATCTTCCTGATTTGTCACACTTTTGCTTTCTTACTAATACGTTATGAAAAACCATCTAATAACAAAGCATGAAAAAATGATCTATTACTGTACTTTTTCTACGAATTTGAGTGAGtgagaaaaaataatgaaatcatgaATCATCAGTCTATAGACTATTTGATTTTGTTTGGCACAAACAGTTTAATTATAAGGTAAATAAAATTTgtataacaattttattttttaaagtgtctgtTTTCACAGGAAGGTTATCTTGTCTGGGCTAAAAGCATGAAGCGAGACCCAGATGTTTTACCACCATGACTGGTGTTTTGGTGATGGTGTCATATTATAATCAGTCTGCAACGGAACAACGTTTTTATCAAACATTGGATAACTTCTAAGCTGTACATTGAGAATATACAAACACATGCTCCTTACAAGGATTCTTAAAATAGAGTAATTTGGGGCTTTCTAACAGATAATGCAAGAGTTGGAACATGAAGATCCAGAAGGTTacacaaacataagaacataagaaagtttacaaacgagatgaggccaatcggcccatcttgctcgtttggttgttagtagtttattgatcccagaatctcatcaagcaacttcttgaaggatcccagggtgtcagcttcaacaacattactggggagttgattccagaccctcacaattctctgtgtaaaaaagtgcctcctattttctgttctgaatgcccctttgtctaatctccatttgtgacccctggtccttgtttcataaCAAAGCAGACATTGAAGAAAGTGTTAAACTGCTCCTCTCTACTGAGCTATAATGATAAGACATggcttatttaatttaataaggtCAACAAATTATGGATAGCACAGTTTCATGATAAAAATTATCCAAGAAAATGCCTCTagcacatttatataaaaaaaaaaaaaaaaacttttaatattATGTAATTTTATCAGAATCAGAAGAGTGACCAAATATGGTATTAACTtagagttctgttttttttttttttttttttccagaacctTCCAATACTGACAACTGGATAAAACAATAGGATAATGACATACAAATAATGGAATGTTCTAATATGTACATGTATTCAGTGTGCATCTAATAAACATGATTGCTATACAGATACAGACATGAACAACTTTTACGTTTATTTGGTCTTGATCACATACTTTATTTTGATAGCTTGTGAATCCATAACCAATGCTGACAGGCATTTTGCATATTAATGAAGTACTGTACAACACTTTCTGAGATATGtgaatcacatttaaaattaaatcagaTTAGACATGACTATTTGGTGACCTAGAAATGACATAACATTAAACACTTGTGGTCAATTTTACTGAACTGTTTTTTTAAGGgattcaaaaaagcaaacaaaatgtgtttaaacaaggCATATACAATCGGCACATTAATTGCActtattttgtaacaataaaatatgtacattttgcACTAGTGAAAAGCTTATAAATCAGTCAGATGTTATTAGATAAAAGCATTCACCCGAAAATGCAGattttatgtacatacaaaaaatattggTGACATTGCATATGGTGGGCCAAGATACATCTGAAACTCTTTGCCAACCCGTCAtattacttatttttatatatcccTGCAGAAATCTTGTTCAGCCAGAATAAAATAACGCAGGATAAGATCTGTGCACATTATGCTATTATTATTCGCCACTGGGGGCAGATGGACTCAAGACTGCATTTCAGTGAAACCAAAGCAACAGTCTGGGAAGCTATCAGAATGAGAGAGAGTGTTAGAGTGCGCATCACTTTCCATTCACTGCTGCTTGTCTGCTTTTGTGCACACATTTCTCCGCTTCTACAGAATCAGATGCTACTATGGGAACTTCTGTGCTGTGGGGTACAGGGCATGAACAAAGAGAGCCGAATGCTTGCTGAAGGACGCTGTTTTGCAATGCCGgaggaaaaaaaagtgttgcactGCTGATGCTGCTTCTTAAATGTACAAATGAAACACTGCAATGCCCACGAAGTGTAAATCACCTAGAAgaaacttaaccctttgctgcaagcgctgctgttttgtatttttctctatGGGTATGCCTGTCAGGACTTTCGAGGAGTAATGTTCCAAGAACTGTTTGCCTCTCGAGGAAGCCAGTTTGTATTCCTGGGTGTCAGCAAGCACTGACTTCCTATGGTGGCACCGACACAGCCTGGCATACTTGTGGCATAgtgaacaaaaactgaaaaagctaAGGACAGCCCTACAAAAGTCAAAGGATGGGTAAGTTTTGTtgattcctttttcttttaatacttgGTAACATGCTCAAATGCTTTGCATGCTAAaagctgttatttaaatataaaatatgatatgCTGTGAATTCTAATTAGTATATATCTGAGAATGGgattgaaaatgtaacatttgacattgcttttactgaaaactgaaaaaaatgaatatctgcactgtacacattgcTATATCAGATTTTAGTACAATTTACTTAATAAGATCAGTTGCAGTAGAAACTGAGAAATGTATTACAGGCTTGGATTATATACTGTAGTTTCTACTGCAATAACATGGCAAATATATTtagtcacaataataataataattttaaaaaagaagaaaaaaaaattgaccatTATATTACAGTGCCATtttctgttattctttttttttttttttatcttttacagGTTTCAATGCAATTAGGTTACTAAGCAGTTCAGCTGCAGTACTGGTTATAGCTCCTACTGTACTACTGACGGTGCTTTCCTCTGCTGAACGTGGATGCCCTAAGGGCTGTAGGTGTGAAGGCAAAATGATCTACTGTGAATCGCAAAAGCTGCAAGAAATTCCCCAAGGCATTTCTGGAGGTTGCTTGGGCCTCTCGCTGCGTTACAACAGCCTGCAAAAACTAAAATTCAACCAGTTTAAAGGACTGAACCAGCTCACTTGGCTTTATCTAGACCATAACCACATCAGCAATATTGATGAAGATGCCTTCAATGGGATACGCAGATTGAAGGAGCTCATTCTGAGCTCCAATAAAATCACTCGCTTGCTAAATAACACATTCCGACCAGTGACTAATATTCGGAATTTGGATATATCCTATAATCAGTTGACTTCTTTGGGCGCGGAGCAGTTCAGAGGCTTAAGGAAACTCCAGAGCTTGCATCTGCGATCCAACTCCCTCCGAAATATCCCCGTAAGGATTTTCCAGGATTGTCGTAACCTGGAGTTTTTGGACATGGGCTACAACCGGATAAGAAGTTTAGCACGGAATGTATTTGCAGGCTTGATCCGACTAAAGGAGCTCCACCTGGAACATAATCAGTTTTCCAAGCTAAATCTGGCTCTGTTTCCCCGTCTGGTCAGTCTGCAGTTTCTCTACCTGCAGTGGAATAAGATCAGTGTCATCGGTCAAACTATGTCCTGGACATGGAGCTCCTTACAAAAGCTTGACCTGTCTGGCAATGAAATCGAAGCTTTCAGTGGACCAAGTGTTTTCCAATGTGTGCCTAACCTCCAGACCCTCAACCTGGATTCTAACAAGCTCACATTTATTGGACAGGAGATTCTGGATTCTTGGATTTCCCTCAACACCATAAGCCTCACAGGGAATATATGGGAATGTAGCCAAAACATTTGCTCATTGGTAAACTGGTTAAAAAGTTTCCGTGGTTGGAGGGAGAATACTGTTATCTGTGCCAGCCCAAAGGACCTGCAAGGGGTGAATGTCATGCAGGCAGTCAGAAATTACAGCATTTGTGGTAAAAGTACTTTGGAAAAATTGGATACAAAAGATCTGGTCAGGCCCACATATAAACCCAAACCCACTAGACCGAAACAGGAAAGCAAGCAGCAGGTTCCTTTTATGCCTACAACTAGTGTACCTGATTCCAGTTCTGATGCTGACCATGAAACAGAGCATATCTCTTTTCATAAAATCATTGCAGGGAGTGTGGCGCTTTTCCTTTCAGTGCTTGTGATCCTGCTTGTGATCTATGTGTCTTGGAAGCGCTATCCCACCAGTATGAAGCAACTGCAGCAGCGGTCTCTGATGCAAAGACGCAGGAAAAAGAAACGGCAATCATTGAAGCAAATGACTCCCACCACACAGGAATATTATGTTGATTATAAGCCAACAAACACAGAAACGAGTGAGATGCTGCTGAATGGAGAAGGACCCTGCACATTTACCAAGTCTGGCTCCAGGGAATGTGAGGTATGAACCATTATGGTAAAAAGAGCTTTCTAAAAGCTGGGAATGAGTAGTGCTTTGTTGAACTCTGGTGAGTCTGGTTAGCAGAACCTGGTGCATTTCATAATGCCAGTCACTTCTGTAAAATACATCCACTGAAAAATGTCAGATGACACCATTTTTGTTCTCTGAATTCTGGCTTTACACAATACATGTGCCCATTGTTTACACATATTTTAGCATTTATACAATTTAAGCCACATAAGCAATGTAACCCTCAGATGGTTAAACCTAGATCACTTTTTGCAAAGTACCAGCATCTTacttgaataataaaaaagaaatcagagTAAAATATAAACCTAAAAAAATGTCCAAAATCTATTCCATTAGTtctcaaatatttgaaaatgaacagaattaatgtattatgttttttttttttttttttaagcactgacTCCTAATAATAAGAGATGATCaacagtgtaaaaaataaataaataaatacataaataaataaatgtagtattTCATGTGTAGTATAAAGAACATCTGGAGTTAGTTACTGGTtactaaatgtgtattttgtcaGTAGTTTGGGCTTGGTGAATTA is part of the Polyodon spathula isolate WHYD16114869_AA chromosome 13, ASM1765450v1, whole genome shotgun sequence genome and encodes:
- the LOC121325546 gene encoding leucine-rich repeat transmembrane neuronal protein 3-like → MGFNAIRLLSSSAAVLVIAPTVLLTVLSSAERGCPKGCRCEGKMIYCESQKLQEIPQGISGGCLGLSLRYNSLQKLKFNQFKGLNQLTWLYLDHNHISNIDEDAFNGIRRLKELILSSNKITRLLNNTFRPVTNIRNLDISYNQLTSLGAEQFRGLRKLQSLHLRSNSLRNIPVRIFQDCRNLEFLDMGYNRIRSLARNVFAGLIRLKELHLEHNQFSKLNLALFPRLVSLQFLYLQWNKISVIGQTMSWTWSSLQKLDLSGNEIEAFSGPSVFQCVPNLQTLNLDSNKLTFIGQEILDSWISLNTISLTGNIWECSQNICSLVNWLKSFRGWRENTVICASPKDLQGVNVMQAVRNYSICGKSTLEKLDTKDLVRPTYKPKPTRPKQESKQQVPFMPTTSVPDSSSDADHETEHISFHKIIAGSVALFLSVLVILLVIYVSWKRYPTSMKQLQQRSLMQRRRKKKRQSLKQMTPTTQEYYVDYKPTNTETSEMLLNGEGPCTFTKSGSRECEIPLSMNVSSFLTFDQPTISYCGIHQETMDKHRERDLELSTITTITRPSEHM